The DNA sequence ATCAAGTTTATGAGTGTCTATTAAATATAGCTTAATTAAACTTTTGGACACTTACTATTTTAATTTAGGTGATTTTTTCTAATTATTGTTTTACTTGTTTTAGTAGCAAAAAAAATGTATAATATATTGAAATATTAATTTAGGAGGAAAGCATGTTAAAAGAATTTAAAGAATTTATTGCTAAAGGTAATATTATTGATTTAGCAGTTGGGGTAATTATGGGGGGAGCATTTGGAAAAATAGTTGCTTCATTAGTTAATGATATTATTATGCCTGTAGTTGGTTTAATATTAGGATATGTTGATTTCAAAACATTACAAATTATCTTAAAACCTGCTGAAGGTGAAACACCAGCATTAGCAATTAACTATGGTATGTTTATACAAAATATTGTTGATTTCTTAATTATTGCTTTAGTTATCTTCTTAGTATTAAAAGCATTAATGAAAGCTAAAAAACAACAACCAGTTGAAGAACCAGCACCTGCTGAACCTGTATTAACTAAAGATCAAGAATTATTAATTGAAATCAGAGATTTATTAAAAAAATAAATTTAACAAACAAAAAATGGAAGAAATAATCTTCCATTTTTTATTTAACTTCAAATCCAGTTTCTTTAAGTTTTTCAGTCCACTCTTTAACTTCTTTATCAAAATTACCTAAAAATTCATTTACATTATATCCTGATATTTCAATATCCACAATTGAATCATCTTGTCTTATTAATCTAGCAATTGATAAATCATTTCTATCTTTTAAATTTCCAATAATTGAATATTCATTATTATATTCTTCTGCTTTTTGTAAAGTTATAAATATTTGTGATCCATTAGTATTTTTACCAGCATTTGCCATTGCAAGCATTCCAGCTCTATCAAATTTTAAAAAACTAAATTCATCATCTAATAGATATCCAGGTGTTCCTGTACCATCTCCAACTCTATCACCAGCTTGAATAATGTTGTTAACACTTACTCTATGAAATTTTAAATTATCATAATAATTATTTTGAGCTAAAAATACGAAGTTTGCAACTAATTTTGGTGCAGCTTCAGGATATAAATAAAGTTTCATGTCTCCTTTTGTAGTTTTAATTACAGCTTCCAGTTTATAACTCTTCATTTTATTTGCGAATTTTTCTTCTTCTGTTAAATTAAATAGCTTTTCTCCTAAAAAACTTGTTACAAATTTTTCTCCAGCACTACTACAGCTAACTACCAATAAAGAAAAGCATGCAATAAATAATAGTTTAATTAATTTTTTCATACAATTACCTATAAATATTGAAACCTTCTACAATATTTTCAATATCTACTTTTTCCTTTCTATTAAAATTAAATATGTGAAAATTAAACTCTTCTACTTTCAAAGAACTTAATAATTTCATTTCTTCTTTTTCTGTTACTATCTTATCATAAATAACTAATAAATCTAATACTTCATCGTTTGAACTTACAACTTCAACTATTTGAATTAACCTTCTACTATTTATATTTAAACTTCCCTTTAAAATCTCATTAGCTAATTTTTTGTTTGAAATTGCATTGTACAAGTTTGATTCTAGATTATTTAGAACCATTCCAAATAAAATATTTGGTTTTTGAGGTTTCTTAATTGTTACTATAGCCATTAGATCTCCTTCCTGTATATGTAATTTTAACATATTAAACTAAGGAATTCAATTAATATTGTCTTAGTCCATATATTTTAATTTACCTCTAAAGTCATCAATTTTTTGATATCCTTTTTCTTTCATAATTTCTTTAAGTTCATTTGTTATTCTACTGAAAGCTTCTGGTCCTTCTTTATGTAAAGTTGTACCTATTTGAACCATAGAAGCTCCACATAAAATATGTTCAAATGCATCTCTCCCTGTAAGAATTCCACCTGTCCCAATGATATTAATATCCTTTCTTAATCTTTGATAGAAACCATGAACATTTGCAAGAGCAGTTGGTTTTACATATTCTCCACCAATTCCTCCAAAACCATTTTTGGGCTTAATTACCACTGATTCATCATTTATTATAAGTCCATTTCCAATACTATTTATACAGTTAATAAATACTAATGGATATTTATTGAAAATATCTGCAGCTTGATCAAAATGTACTAAATCAAAATATGGCGGTAATTTTAGACCAAGTGGTTTAGTAAAGTATTCAAATACTTCTTTTAATAAAATTTCTGTAGTTTCAAAATCATATGCTATTTGTGGTTTTCCAGGAACATTTGGACATGATAAATTTAATTCAATTAAACCTTTAAAATTACTTTCTTCAACTCTTTTTAATAATGTATGTGTTTCTTCTTTACTCAAACCTACAAGAGAAAATATAAATGTTCTATCAGGTAATTCTTTTTGTAACTCTAATAAATAATCTAAATAATAATCAAAACCTAAATTTGGAAGTCCCATCGAATTAATACTTCCTAAACTTGTGTTTTTATAACGAGGTGTTGGATTACCTTCCCTAGGATTAAGTGTCGCTGTTTTTGTTACAAATGTTCCAGCTTCTGAATTCAATACTTGCTCTAATTCAGATTTATCATAACATAATACTCCTGCTGCATTCATGATACAGTTTTTAAATTCATAATTTCCTATTTTTGTACTTGTATTTACCATATATTTCCTCCTATTTTATATTTTCAATTTTTAATAAGAATGCAGCTAAACCTCTACAAATATCTTTAAAAGTTTCCTCAAAATCTCTTGTATGCCAAGGATCTTCAATATCTAAATTATTACCTGTAAAATCAAGTAATTTAAAAACTTTTCCAGATTTTTTTCCTAAAAATCTTTCTATATTTTTTACATTATAACTGTCCATAGCAATAATATAATCAAATTCATGAAAATCTTTTAAAGTTATTTGTCTTGCTTTATGTGGAACTACTAATATCCCTTTTTCTTTTAATTTTTTTACAGTACCATGATGTGGTGAGTTACCAATTTCTTCACTGCTTGTTCCTGCTGAATCAATCATAAATTTATCTTTTAAACCTTTTTCATTAATCATATGTGTAAATACTGACTCAGCCATTGTACTTCTACAAATATTACCATGACAAACAAATAATACTTTTTTCATATTACTCCTTTATTATTTTATTTAATTCTCTATATACCTCTCTAATAGGTAAACCCATTACATTATGATATGAACCTTCAATTCTTTCAACTAATATTGCACCTGCATCTTGTATTCCATATGCACCAGCTTTATCGAAAGGTTTATATTTATCAACATAGTATTCAATAGTTTCAATACTGTTATTTCCAAAATAAACATTTGTTGAACATGTAAATTTAATTATT is a window from the Streptobacillus canis genome containing:
- a CDS encoding dihydroorotate oxidase, with translation MVNTSTKIGNYEFKNCIMNAAGVLCYDKSELEQVLNSEAGTFVTKTATLNPREGNPTPRYKNTSLGSINSMGLPNLGFDYYLDYLLELQKELPDRTFIFSLVGLSKEETHTLLKRVEESNFKGLIELNLSCPNVPGKPQIAYDFETTEILLKEVFEYFTKPLGLKLPPYFDLVHFDQAADIFNKYPLVFINCINSIGNGLIINDESVVIKPKNGFGGIGGEYVKPTALANVHGFYQRLRKDINIIGTGGILTGRDAFEHILCGASMVQIGTTLHKEGPEAFSRITNELKEIMKEKGYQKIDDFRGKLKYMD
- a CDS encoding low molecular weight protein-tyrosine-phosphatase, with protein sequence MKKVLFVCHGNICRSTMAESVFTHMINEKGLKDKFMIDSAGTSSEEIGNSPHHGTVKKLKEKGILVVPHKARQITLKDFHEFDYIIAMDSYNVKNIERFLGKKSGKVFKLLDFTGNNLDIEDPWHTRDFEETFKDICRGLAAFLLKIENIK
- the mscL gene encoding large-conductance mechanosensitive channel protein MscL — its product is MLKEFKEFIAKGNIIDLAVGVIMGGAFGKIVASLVNDIIMPVVGLILGYVDFKTLQIILKPAEGETPALAINYGMFIQNIVDFLIIALVIFLVLKALMKAKKQQPVEEPAPAEPVLTKDQELLIEIRDLLKK
- a CDS encoding peptidylprolyl isomerase, producing MKKLIKLLFIACFSLLVVSCSSAGEKFVTSFLGEKLFNLTEEEKFANKMKSYKLEAVIKTTKGDMKLYLYPEAAPKLVANFVFLAQNNYYDNLKFHRVSVNNIIQAGDRVGDGTGTPGYLLDDEFSFLKFDRAGMLAMANAGKNTNGSQIFITLQKAEEYNNEYSIIGNLKDRNDLSIARLIRQDDSIVDIEISGYNVNEFLGNFDKEVKEWTEKLKETGFEVK